From the genome of Alicyclobacillus sp. SO9:
CCTTTTCATCGGTGCTACCGTACTCATTGCTGTAGATTATTCTAACCAAGCGGTTCATTTTATCAATCAGGTACTCGTTGGACACCATATTTTAAAATCGTACCAGGTTGATCGTATCATCACTTGGTTGAATCCGTCTGCACAACTGCAAGGTTCTGGATTTAACGTCCACATGGCACGAATAGCGATTGGCTCTGGAGAAACATTCGGACGCGGGATCATGGCTTCGAGTGGTGTGTTTGTCCCCAATCAAACCTCAGATTATGTTTTCAGCATCATCGGCCAGGATTTTGGGTTTGTCGGAAGTGCCATTTTGATATTCCTGTTTCTCATTTTGGTCTACAGACTCATTCGTATAGGCAGACAAACCTCTGACGTCTTTGCAATGTACTACACAGTCGGAATTACGGGTATTATTGGAGTTCAGGTATTCGAGAACGTCGGTATGGATTTGTACATGAGCCCTTCGACCGGAATTACTCTGCCATTTGTAAGTGCCGGCGGTACTTCTTTGTGGGTTTTTTATTTTGCGATTGGCTTGGTTCTCAGTGCAGGAATACGGAGCAAGGAAAAAATAACCTATTAGCATGAATCCCATATTGGTATTCCGT
Proteins encoded in this window:
- a CDS encoding FtsW/RodA/SpoVE family cell cycle protein, encoding MNTLRTRLVRADFPIITVVLMLSVFSCIAIYAVELANGGSHSGWIKQMMLESVGFVIMLATMFFDFRIMRKVGWYIYGLTIVLLAAVFVIGKTINGAHSWIGLGSITFQPSELAKLAMVVVIANYMARVEESDSPSYGMNHFLPLVSIMLMPFVLTYLEPALGQAIVIFATFATMFVMFIKNSYFVLIFVFFVLFIGATVLIAVDYSNQAVHFINQVLVGHHILKSYQVDRIITWLNPSAQLQGSGFNVHMARIAIGSGETFGRGIMASSGVFVPNQTSDYVFSIIGQDFGFVGSAILIFLFLILVYRLIRIGRQTSDVFAMYYTVGITGIIGVQVFENVGMDLYMSPSTGITLPFVSAGGTSLWVFYFAIGLVLSAGIRSKEKITY